One Ammoniphilus sp. CFH 90114 genomic window carries:
- a CDS encoding transglycosylase domain-containing protein, whose product MNEQNQTRDKPSTRRRVLRILWSITQLTILLIFMGVFFAGGAAAGYIASLVKEDPVRSYEDVSEQVFSNHLTGFAYFNDKALIGQLRAEEDRRLVKKEEVSPHLINAIIATEDRHFYEHRGVDLKAIVRASLQDILGSPVQTGGSTLTQQLIKQTILTPEVSHERKAREIFLALRIERMFSKDQILEAYMNEMYFGYSANKSNIYGVQAAAKGIFGVEAKDLNIPQSAYIAGMLQAPSRYTPFEEYNAGGLEAGTKRQKLVLNHMLENGYITEQQHKEALAYDIKANLAQPRERAYRQYPFLMMEIEDRAAKVLVDQDLANDPTKNKDDLTRQEYRELLDRKRGEILRGGYHIYTTIDKNIFEMMDAIAKNPDNFGPNRTYKARFGSEYKEVKDALEEVGATLIDNKTGAVLGFAGGRNFEISQVNHTMRPRQPGSAMKPLAAYAPAFELGVLQPGSGIDDAPIALENGVGNPPHYPANWNHKFHGLISVREALRQSYNIPAIKAYLNVGIPESLSYVEKMGITTLVTPKDNPRVNDHQAKTGVIGGLTQGLTVEEITNAYSVFPNQGSFLDAYLIERIENSDGETIFEHSIKPQTVFSEQTAYLNTDIMRTVVKSGTGAALQKLVKGKRDFAGKTGTTNDDVDSWFVGYTPEVTLGVWIGYDIPYKLPKASPARSTVVWAKFMNGLFELYPDRYPTDSKFAQPQGIVSRAVCSVSGKLPTDLCHEAGTVVTEVFNQKFVPTETCDVHIRGRIIPYDDHLYLAKPETPDDMVENKVGIKPPEPVKLPDNPEKYKFSFNTLDWDKRLPDHEDPRVDDGQVPSIPQGASLQNGKLTWTANPEVDIVGYRVYRSILGSPFEKTGVVLQPAEKSYTLSQEGVYYVTAVDVAGKESGPSQAVAHGSLLPDSELAPEGDSPAPVPDSSTPLDDLLPLDPTLPPGIGSPANNGPKTNTPTKPKTDNGNTEIPLTPPIPDN is encoded by the coding sequence ATGAACGAACAAAATCAAACCAGGGATAAGCCAAGCACTAGAAGACGAGTGTTGCGAATCCTTTGGAGTATTACACAACTTACGATCTTACTCATATTTATGGGAGTCTTTTTTGCCGGAGGAGCAGCGGCTGGATATATTGCCTCTTTAGTGAAAGAGGATCCTGTTCGCTCTTATGAGGATGTCAGTGAACAAGTCTTCTCCAACCACTTAACGGGGTTTGCATATTTTAATGATAAAGCACTTATTGGCCAATTGCGTGCAGAAGAAGACCGCCGCTTGGTGAAAAAAGAGGAAGTTTCCCCGCATCTCATTAATGCCATTATTGCTACTGAAGATAGACATTTTTACGAACATCGCGGGGTAGATCTCAAGGCCATTGTTCGTGCTTCTTTACAGGATATTTTAGGAAGCCCTGTTCAGACAGGAGGAAGTACGCTTACGCAGCAATTAATTAAGCAGACGATTCTTACCCCCGAAGTCAGTCATGAGCGTAAAGCAAGAGAAATCTTTCTCGCCCTGCGCATTGAACGGATGTTTTCTAAGGATCAAATCTTGGAAGCTTACATGAACGAGATGTATTTCGGTTACAGTGCTAACAAATCAAACATTTACGGCGTCCAAGCAGCTGCAAAGGGTATTTTTGGCGTAGAAGCCAAAGATCTGAATATCCCGCAGTCCGCCTACATTGCTGGGATGCTTCAAGCTCCTTCAAGATATACCCCCTTCGAGGAATATAATGCGGGAGGATTAGAAGCTGGAACCAAAAGACAAAAGCTTGTACTAAACCATATGCTCGAGAATGGCTACATAACCGAACAGCAACATAAGGAAGCCCTTGCCTACGACATCAAAGCCAACCTCGCCCAACCTAGAGAACGTGCCTATAGGCAATATCCGTTCCTTATGATGGAAATTGAGGACCGGGCTGCGAAAGTGCTTGTGGATCAAGATTTAGCCAATGATCCAACTAAAAATAAGGACGACCTAACCAGACAGGAATACCGTGAACTGCTGGATAGAAAACGCGGAGAAATTCTAAGAGGCGGTTACCACATTTACACAACTATTGACAAGAATATTTTCGAGATGATGGACGCCATAGCGAAGAACCCTGATAATTTTGGCCCGAATCGCACCTATAAGGCTCGCTTCGGATCTGAGTATAAAGAGGTCAAGGACGCATTAGAAGAAGTTGGCGCTACCCTGATCGACAATAAAACAGGAGCTGTCCTAGGCTTTGCAGGTGGCCGTAACTTTGAGATCTCACAAGTCAATCATACCATGAGACCAAGACAGCCTGGTTCCGCAATGAAACCCTTGGCAGCTTATGCACCTGCCTTCGAGCTAGGCGTTTTGCAACCTGGGTCAGGAATTGATGATGCTCCCATCGCTCTGGAGAATGGTGTTGGCAATCCCCCACATTACCCAGCTAACTGGAATCATAAGTTCCACGGATTAATATCCGTTCGAGAAGCCCTAAGGCAATCCTATAATATTCCTGCAATTAAGGCTTACCTTAATGTCGGAATACCAGAATCCTTAAGCTACGTGGAAAAGATGGGGATAACGACCCTCGTCACACCGAAGGATAATCCAAGAGTAAATGACCACCAAGCCAAAACAGGTGTCATCGGTGGATTGACCCAAGGTTTGACAGTTGAAGAAATAACCAATGCTTATTCCGTATTCCCTAACCAAGGATCTTTCCTTGATGCCTATCTGATTGAAAGAATTGAGAACTCGGATGGAGAAACCATCTTTGAACATTCTATTAAGCCTCAGACCGTATTCTCGGAACAAACCGCTTACTTGAACACGGATATTATGAGAACCGTTGTTAAAAGCGGTACCGGTGCAGCTTTACAAAAATTAGTTAAGGGCAAAAGAGATTTTGCTGGAAAAACCGGAACAACAAATGATGATGTAGACTCATGGTTTGTTGGTTACACACCGGAGGTCACACTAGGTGTATGGATAGGTTATGACATTCCATACAAGCTTCCGAAGGCTTCTCCTGCCAGATCCACTGTCGTATGGGCGAAGTTTATGAACGGACTATTCGAGTTGTATCCTGATCGATATCCAACAGATTCAAAGTTCGCACAACCGCAGGGAATCGTAAGTAGAGCCGTTTGCAGTGTGTCAGGGAAACTTCCAACCGATCTTTGTCATGAGGCTGGAACCGTTGTAACTGAAGTTTTCAACCAGAAGTTTGTCCCAACTGAAACATGCGATGTCCATATTAGAGGACGAATTATACCGTATGATGATCATTTGTACTTGGCTAAGCCAGAAACGCCTGACGATATGGTAGAGAATAAGGTTGGAATCAAACCACCAGAACCTGTAAAGCTGCCGGATAATCCTGAGAAATATAAGTTCTCATTCAATACTCTAGATTGGGATAAACGACTTCCTGATCATGAAGATCCTCGTGTGGATGACGGACAAGTACCTTCTATACCTCAGGGAGCATCCTTACAGAATGGTAAGCTTACATGGACGGCTAACCCTGAAGTGGATATCGTAGGATATCGCGTGTATCGCTCTATTTTAGGTTCTCCATTCGAAAAAACAGGAGTCGTTTTACAACCAGCAGAGAAGAGTTACACCCTAAGTCAAGAGGGAGTTTATTATGTAACAGCAGTTGATGTCGCAGGAAAGGAATCAGGTCCATCACAAGCAGTAGCTCATGGTAGCTTGTTGCCAGATTCAGAATTGGCCCCTGAGGGTGATAGTCCTGCACCTGTGCCAGATTCATCTACACCATTAGATGATCTGCTACCTCTTGATCCTACTTTGCCTCCTGGAATAGGGAGTCCTGCTAACAATGGTCCAAAAACGAATACACCAACTAAACCTAAGACAGACAATGGGAATACAGAAATTCCTTTAACACCACCAATTCCAGATAATTAG
- the tyrS gene encoding tyrosine--tRNA ligase has translation MTEEKKWILNEEQKKEVERQLSIIQRGVAEIVPQDELVKKLEKSIVTGTPLKIKLGLDPTAPDLHVGHTVVLHKLRQFQELGHTIQLLIGDFTGRIGDPSGKSETRKQLTEEDVKRNAQTYVEQFAKVMDVSKLEVYYNSTWLSPMDFADVVRLAANVTVARMLERDDFSKRYQTGLPISIHEFFYPLMQGYDSVALESDVELGGTDQKFNLLMGRQLQKEYDKEQQIAIMMPILEGLDGVQKMSKSLGNYIGIGEAANEIYGKTMSVPDELMLKYYELVTDISNEELEAIRAGLESGNVHPRDAKMNLAKRFVTMFHGSEAAVEAEENFKRVFQQRALPTDIPEVSISSGILEDGRIWIAKLLVELGLTASTGEARRMIQQGGVKLNEEKVEDVQAQINVEDAMIVQVGKRKFAKVKLG, from the coding sequence ATGACGGAAGAGAAAAAGTGGATATTAAACGAGGAGCAAAAAAAGGAAGTAGAACGACAGCTGTCTATTATTCAAAGAGGGGTAGCTGAAATCGTCCCGCAGGATGAACTGGTGAAAAAACTAGAGAAATCTATTGTGACCGGCACTCCTCTAAAAATCAAACTAGGTCTAGATCCTACTGCACCTGATCTTCACGTAGGTCATACTGTTGTGCTCCATAAATTGCGTCAATTTCAAGAATTGGGTCACACGATTCAGTTATTAATTGGTGATTTTACAGGTAGAATTGGCGATCCTTCTGGAAAATCAGAAACTCGAAAACAGCTTACAGAAGAAGATGTAAAGCGCAATGCGCAAACTTACGTAGAGCAGTTTGCCAAAGTGATGGATGTAAGTAAGTTAGAGGTCTATTATAACAGCACTTGGCTGTCTCCGATGGATTTTGCTGATGTTGTTCGTTTAGCAGCGAATGTAACTGTCGCACGGATGTTAGAAAGAGATGATTTCTCCAAACGTTATCAGACAGGGTTGCCTATCAGTATTCATGAGTTCTTTTACCCGTTAATGCAAGGGTATGACTCTGTAGCCTTAGAGAGTGACGTAGAATTAGGAGGAACGGATCAGAAGTTTAATCTATTAATGGGTCGTCAGCTTCAAAAGGAGTACGACAAAGAGCAGCAAATAGCCATCATGATGCCGATTCTAGAAGGGTTGGACGGCGTTCAAAAGATGAGTAAAAGCTTGGGCAATTATATTGGCATTGGGGAAGCAGCGAACGAAATTTATGGTAAGACGATGTCTGTTCCGGATGAACTTATGCTGAAATACTATGAGCTTGTAACCGATATCTCAAATGAGGAGTTAGAAGCAATACGAGCTGGATTAGAAAGTGGAAACGTCCATCCTCGTGATGCAAAAATGAACCTTGCGAAGCGCTTTGTGACCATGTTCCATGGATCAGAAGCGGCAGTAGAAGCTGAGGAGAACTTTAAGCGAGTCTTCCAGCAACGTGCTTTACCAACTGACATTCCTGAAGTAAGCATTTCATCTGGTATTCTTGAAGATGGGCGAATCTGGATTGCCAAGTTGCTCGTAGAGCTTGGTCTAACAGCGTCTACTGGTGAGGCCCGTCGAATGATTCAACAAGGTGGCGTAAAGCTTAATGAAGAGAAAGTCGAAGATGTACAAGCGCAGATCAATGTGGAAGATGCGATGATCGTACAAGTCGGGAAAAGAAAGTTTGCCAAGGTAAAGTTAGGATAG
- the rpsD gene encoding 30S ribosomal protein S4, translated as MARYTGPRHKLSRRLGISLDGTGKDLKRNYPPGQHGQARRKLSEYGVQLQEKQKLRHMYGMNEKPFRKLFTQATKMQGVAGSNFMKLLESRLDNLVYRLGFATSRPAARQLVVHGHVTINGKKVDVPSYRVQPGDVIGLREKSQNLEIVKDALAARTHLPGYLSFNESALEGAYVRLPERDELTSEINETLIVEFYSR; from the coding sequence ATGGCACGTTATACAGGACCTCGTCACAAACTTTCTCGCCGTCTAGGCATTTCCTTAGATGGTACTGGTAAAGATCTTAAGCGTAATTACCCACCAGGACAACATGGACAAGCTCGTCGTAAGCTTAGCGAGTATGGTGTTCAATTACAAGAAAAGCAAAAGCTTCGCCATATGTATGGAATGAATGAAAAGCCTTTCCGCAAGTTGTTTACACAAGCAACAAAAATGCAAGGTGTTGCGGGTTCTAACTTCATGAAACTTCTTGAGTCCCGTTTGGATAACTTAGTATACCGTTTAGGTTTTGCTACTTCCCGTCCAGCTGCTCGTCAATTAGTTGTTCATGGACACGTAACGATTAACGGAAAGAAAGTAGATGTTCCTTCTTACCGTGTACAACCTGGCGATGTAATCGGACTTCGTGAAAAGAGTCAAAACCTTGAAATCGTGAAGGATGCGCTAGCTGCTCGCACTCATCTTCCTGGCTACCTTAGCTTCAATGAGTCTGCATTAGAAGGTGCTTATGTTCGTCTTCCAGAGCGTGATGAGCTTACTTCCGAAATCAACGAAACACTTATCGTAGAGTTCTACTCTCGTTAA
- a CDS encoding histidine phosphatase family protein, with product MINHFYLIRHGETDWNKWKKLQGHTDIPLNKQGVIQADQVAKRLSTLPLQLICSSDLLRARQTAEQVSRYHINVPFIQVHDFRERNYGQWEGLDYEEIRKNYPDYEPGQHVGGKYGIETLEAMQDRAVNKLKDLSQRYPNSHIAVISHGGLINALLLLFSDGTFGTGKTKLSNTAFNHISFQHGKWTVHTVNDSTHLEQ from the coding sequence TTGATCAACCATTTCTATTTAATACGTCATGGAGAAACAGACTGGAACAAATGGAAGAAGCTTCAAGGGCATACAGATATTCCTTTAAATAAGCAGGGAGTAATACAAGCTGATCAAGTCGCTAAGAGATTGTCGACACTACCTCTTCAACTTATCTGTAGCAGTGATTTATTGCGTGCACGGCAAACGGCTGAACAAGTCAGCAGATATCATATAAACGTACCCTTTATTCAAGTTCATGATTTTAGAGAGCGTAACTACGGTCAATGGGAAGGTCTAGATTATGAAGAAATAAGAAAAAACTACCCAGACTATGAACCAGGTCAGCACGTAGGTGGAAAGTATGGTATTGAAACATTGGAGGCTATGCAAGACCGGGCGGTAAACAAGCTTAAGGACCTTAGTCAACGCTATCCTAATTCGCATATTGCAGTGATTAGTCACGGTGGATTAATTAATGCTCTCTTATTGTTGTTTAGTGATGGAACCTTTGGTACAGGAAAGACCAAATTAAGTAATACAGCGTTTAATCATATTTCTTTTCAGCATGGCAAGTGGACGGTTCATACAGTCAATGATTCCACCCATCTAGAACAATAA